From Camelina sativa cultivar DH55 chromosome 7, Cs, whole genome shotgun sequence, one genomic window encodes:
- the LOC104700886 gene encoding uncharacterized protein LOC104700886, giving the protein MNESRSENTIRTWSIYKTKDASGPSMNAIWFGFVATAILILMFIILAILEHLFRSDHSSYYDGSAQFQKHAQTSSMIPVSTSDVSVVMPGEKLTSYIALPAPFPCQREGIRWPPHL; this is encoded by the exons ATGAACGAGTCAAGGTCGGAAAACACGATAAGAACATGGAGCATATACAAAACCAAGGATGCGTCCGGGCCATCGATGAATGCGATTTGGTTCGGGTTTGTGGCGACTGcaatattaattttaatgttCATCATATTGGCAATCCTGGAACATCTCTTCAGGTCCGATCATTCTTCTTATTACGATGGATCTGCTCAGTTTCAGAAACATGCTCAAACATCTTCTATg ATTCCGGTTAGTACGTCAGATGTGTCCGTGGTAATGCCAGGAGAAAAGCTGACGTCGTACATAGCTCTTCCGGCGCCATTTCCTTGCCAGAGAGAAGGCATTCGCTGGCCTCCCCACCTCTAA